Proteins from a genomic interval of Youhaiella tibetensis:
- a CDS encoding lipopolysaccharide biosynthesis protein translates to MTRHKALLAISLLARAGAGFVGLFVLARALGPADYGLVATILAGASIIALLTDFGFSIKLLRDVGARPERAREILADCFRVKTALALPATVVVLVFLLHWQPDANALTACIFLYLSVIVLSYGELALVGLRALGHFRTELRIVLAGAAIFAAFLALAFFLHAPFIGFATAILLSRLMQSALAFFTLSRVVQLGNCLSGPVIGPLREAAGLAADTILTALSGQIDVVLVSFTLGLHATGIYQVAARASSYAMLPSQVLAGVYTPVLSARHHVRDREARALEARMLIEFPLLGALSALVIVLVFPALAPIIFGHAFAVPMSVWTGFAAFVFLRFSLGALGIALVARRAVKVRLLGQSLGVATLCTGMLALLPGWGIVAAPWVAVAATLVTALVYCTALGRGFWLRLSHRAGAA, encoded by the coding sequence ATGACCCGGCATAAGGCGCTTCTCGCCATTTCGCTGCTGGCGCGGGCCGGCGCCGGGTTCGTCGGCCTCTTCGTCCTGGCCCGAGCCCTCGGTCCCGCCGACTACGGTCTCGTCGCCACGATCCTGGCCGGCGCATCCATCATTGCCCTGCTCACCGACTTCGGCTTTTCCATCAAGCTGCTGCGCGATGTCGGTGCCAGGCCCGAACGGGCAAGGGAGATCCTGGCCGACTGCTTTCGCGTCAAGACCGCGCTTGCGCTGCCGGCCACCGTCGTTGTGCTCGTTTTCCTCCTGCACTGGCAGCCCGACGCTAACGCGCTGACGGCCTGCATCTTCCTCTACCTCTCGGTCATCGTTCTCTCCTATGGCGAGCTGGCGCTTGTCGGCCTGCGCGCCCTCGGCCACTTCCGGACCGAACTCAGGATCGTTCTCGCCGGCGCCGCGATCTTTGCCGCCTTCCTTGCGCTCGCGTTCTTCCTGCACGCGCCGTTCATCGGCTTCGCCACCGCCATTCTCCTGTCGCGCCTCATGCAATCGGCACTGGCTTTCTTCACCCTTTCAAGGGTCGTCCAGCTCGGCAACTGCCTCTCCGGCCCCGTGATCGGACCTCTGCGCGAAGCCGCCGGACTGGCGGCGGATACCATCCTCACGGCCCTTTCGGGGCAGATCGACGTGGTGCTGGTCAGCTTTACGCTGGGTCTGCACGCTACGGGCATCTACCAGGTCGCCGCCCGCGCCTCCTCCTACGCCATGCTCCCGTCCCAGGTGCTGGCAGGCGTTTACACGCCCGTCCTCTCGGCCCGGCACCACGTCCGCGACCGGGAGGCGCGCGCGCTCGAAGCCCGCATGCTCATCGAATTTCCGCTGCTGGGCGCCTTGTCCGCGCTGGTCATCGTTCTGGTGTTCCCCGCCCTCGCGCCGATCATCTTCGGCCACGCATTCGCCGTTCCCATGTCCGTCTGGACGGGTTTCGCCGCCTTCGTCTTCCTGCGCTTCTCGCTGGGCGCGCTCGGCATCGCGCTCGTCGCCAGGCGTGCGGTCAAGGTGCGTCTCCTCGGCCAGTCGCTGGGTGTGGCCACGCTCTGCACCGGTATGCTTGCGCTGCTCCCCGGCTGGGGTATCGTTGCCGCCCCCTGGGTCGCGGTGGCGGCAACGCTGGTTACGGCGCTGGTCTACTGCACTGCGCTTGGTCGCGGCTTCTGGCTCAGGCTGTCACATCGAGCAGGTGCCGCGTAA
- a CDS encoding acyltransferase family protein gives MREAPSRLEGIQALRALAALLVVLDHCLLKFTAAGHLPLWVEPFAYRSGSAGVALFFVISGFIMARTASHPRGRGAARRFIARRLLRIAPLYWLATLIYAARLAAGGEAVAPLDLLRSVLFVPYFDADQALRPVLGVGWTLNFEMYFYLVFAVSLLLPARLGLAAIAAFLVASATFGALAAAPDNALATLLTSPMLLYFLAGLALHALAAKRPLPALTARTATLLGLPAVAAMLIDSATIPFLAPALVLAAAWLRPGRVGAPVLALGDASYSTYLFHGFLLGPLATLMLASQTSPWATAAFLILAVSGSQLCGLAVHLAIERPMLRAVRTYLPPRTPLRTQVSARDQVV, from the coding sequence ATGCGTGAGGCGCCCTCGCGCCTCGAAGGCATCCAGGCCCTCCGCGCCCTGGCGGCCCTGCTCGTTGTCCTCGACCATTGCCTGCTCAAGTTCACTGCCGCCGGCCACCTGCCGCTTTGGGTCGAGCCCTTTGCCTACCGTTCCGGCTCGGCCGGCGTGGCCCTGTTCTTCGTCATCAGCGGCTTCATCATGGCGCGCACCGCCAGCCACCCGCGCGGCCGCGGGGCGGCGCGCCGCTTTATCGCCCGCCGTCTTCTCCGCATCGCTCCGCTCTATTGGCTGGCGACCCTCATCTATGCCGCCCGCCTCGCCGCGGGCGGGGAAGCCGTCGCGCCCCTCGACCTCCTGCGCAGCGTGCTTTTCGTGCCCTATTTCGACGCCGACCAGGCGTTGCGCCCGGTGCTCGGCGTGGGCTGGACGCTCAATTTCGAGATGTATTTCTATCTCGTCTTCGCCGTCTCGCTTCTGCTGCCGGCCCGCCTCGGTCTTGCAGCCATCGCCGCGTTCCTCGTCGCCAGCGCCACGTTCGGGGCGCTCGCCGCCGCGCCCGACAACGCCCTTGCGACCCTCCTCACCAGCCCCATGCTCCTCTATTTCCTCGCCGGCCTCGCACTCCACGCGTTGGCCGCCAAACGCCCGCTCCCCGCCCTGACCGCTCGAACAGCCACGCTGCTCGGCCTACCGGCCGTGGCGGCAATGCTCATCGACAGCGCAACCATTCCATTCCTCGCCCCCGCCCTCGTGCTGGCCGCCGCCTGGCTGCGACCCGGCCGCGTCGGCGCCCCCGTCCTCGCGCTCGGCGATGCCTCCTACAGCACCTACCTTTTCCACGGCTTTCTCCTCGGCCCGCTCGCGACCCTCATGCTCGCATCACAAACCTCGCCATGGGCAACCGCCGCCTTCCTCATCCTCGCCGTCTCCGGCTCTCAGCTCTGCGGTCTTGCCGTCCATCTCGCCATCGAACGCCCCATGCTCCGCGCCGTCCGCACCTACCTGCCGCCGCGCACGCCTCTGCGAACGCAGGTTTCCGCCCGCGACCAGGTGGTATAG
- a CDS encoding SGNH/GDSL hydrolase family protein encodes MILTRPLEDTLRYKADRMLRQAVRGGSLVDMASPPTITLSAGNVATTLSGTTQQILTPSTTFTDGVLRSAVGVSSVGWSYFTNAAQDLYFPAAVEGASGARRGSMIAYVFATDAPAIELLVLASASNSNEYRLWINDKPVTAAVQTITADSTYRRLKIDNGSTPIGKIMFETGFYVSFCGVAVGANHSVWPVRTDGPRLMVVGDSVTVGTGATKLGGGFAHQVGQRLGIADTWVNGESGIGYRRTGQQSGKTPLQKLGADVAAYAPDWVVVALGINDADQVAADVQADATAYLAALLEALPFAGVTVMGPWTGPALVTPDPIFAAIAAAVAAQGEAIDSGRIRYIDTKAGNWQWGTGRTGATSGTGNSNIYISSDGIHPTQAGHDYLAMRTAQAVTRHLLDVTA; translated from the coding sequence ATGATCCTTACGCGACCGCTCGAGGACACGTTACGCTACAAGGCCGACCGGATGCTGCGGCAGGCCGTCCGGGGCGGCAGCCTGGTGGACATGGCTTCCCCGCCAACGATCACGCTCAGTGCGGGGAACGTGGCCACCACGCTTTCCGGCACCACGCAGCAGATCCTGACGCCGAGCACGACATTCACAGACGGGGTCCTGCGCTCGGCGGTCGGCGTGAGCAGCGTGGGATGGAGCTACTTCACCAATGCCGCGCAGGATCTCTATTTTCCGGCTGCCGTGGAGGGCGCCAGCGGGGCCAGGCGCGGCAGCATGATCGCCTATGTATTCGCCACCGATGCACCGGCTATCGAACTGCTGGTACTGGCCTCGGCAAGCAACAGCAACGAATACCGGCTTTGGATCAACGACAAGCCGGTGACGGCTGCGGTGCAGACGATCACGGCGGATTCGACGTACCGGCGGCTCAAGATCGACAACGGGTCGACCCCGATCGGCAAGATCATGTTCGAGACCGGGTTCTATGTCAGCTTCTGCGGCGTGGCGGTGGGCGCCAACCACTCGGTTTGGCCGGTACGCACGGATGGGCCTCGGCTGATGGTCGTGGGCGACAGCGTGACGGTGGGCACCGGGGCGACCAAGCTCGGAGGCGGGTTCGCCCATCAGGTCGGGCAACGGTTGGGCATTGCCGATACCTGGGTGAACGGGGAGAGCGGCATCGGCTATCGCAGGACCGGCCAGCAGAGCGGCAAGACCCCGTTGCAGAAGCTAGGCGCGGATGTCGCGGCCTATGCGCCGGACTGGGTGGTGGTGGCGCTGGGTATCAACGATGCCGACCAGGTGGCGGCGGACGTGCAAGCGGATGCGACGGCCTATCTTGCAGCCCTGCTTGAAGCCCTGCCCTTCGCAGGGGTAACGGTGATGGGCCCCTGGACGGGACCGGCGCTGGTGACGCCGGACCCGATCTTCGCGGCTATCGCCGCGGCGGTCGCTGCACAGGGCGAGGCGATCGACTCCGGTCGTATCCGCTATATCGATACCAAGGCGGGCAACTGGCAATGGGGCACCGGGCGCACGGGGGCGACGTCAGGAACCGGCAATTCCAACATCTACATCTCGTCGGACGGGATCCATCCGACGCAAGCGGGCCACGACTACCTGGCCATGCGGACAGCGCAGGCGGTTACGCGGCACCTGCTCGATGTGACAGCCTGA
- a CDS encoding glycosyltransferase family 4 protein — MNAPRAIVIVSPGGRSRGGGIGSVTRAIEAWLAEHAPGTRVLVVDPWGARARWLWPARLVVAGLALIWLRASTGAEILHLHVSEGGSFLRKGLLLRLGRLLGMRVVLHHHGARIEPFVRGSEGPIRAFVAQTVRLADLNLVLGERTRRLLMEELAVPADKVAVLRNACADRGLARRDARSGMRLLVPAALSQRKGTEVVLAAIALLAERGMAASATLAGEGPQDVYRHLAGELGIGAQVHFAGWLAPERLLELHRRSDALVLASRQEGMPMAIIEALAAGLPVIATPVGIIPETLRDGESALLVPPGEPVALADAMERLARDPALALRLARGGRQLYERTYDIDRYMRRLLALYGQLVAGVERTAEGLPAGEARGDHQIGEQ; from the coding sequence ATGAACGCGCCGCGGGCCATCGTCATCGTCTCGCCGGGCGGCCGGTCGCGCGGGGGCGGCATCGGCTCGGTGACGCGGGCCATCGAAGCCTGGCTGGCCGAGCACGCTCCCGGTACGCGCGTCCTGGTGGTCGATCCCTGGGGCGCAAGGGCCAGGTGGCTCTGGCCGGCGCGGCTGGTCGTGGCGGGGTTGGCGCTGATCTGGCTGCGGGCGAGTACGGGCGCGGAAATCCTCCATCTCCATGTCTCGGAGGGCGGCAGTTTCCTGCGCAAGGGGCTCTTGCTGCGGCTGGGACGGTTGCTGGGAATGCGGGTAGTGCTGCATCACCACGGCGCGCGGATAGAACCCTTCGTTCGCGGCAGCGAAGGGCCGATCCGGGCCTTCGTCGCGCAGACGGTGCGGCTGGCGGACCTCAACCTGGTGCTCGGCGAGCGGACGCGAAGGTTGCTGATGGAGGAACTTGCGGTGCCCGCAGACAAGGTCGCCGTACTCCGCAACGCCTGCGCCGACCGAGGTCTCGCGCGGCGGGATGCGCGTAGCGGGATGCGCCTTCTGGTGCCGGCCGCGCTTTCGCAGCGCAAGGGAACGGAAGTCGTGCTGGCGGCAATTGCCCTGCTCGCCGAGCGGGGCATGGCGGCCAGCGCGACACTGGCCGGCGAAGGACCGCAGGATGTCTACCGGCATCTCGCCGGGGAGCTTGGCATCGGGGCGCAGGTGCATTTTGCCGGCTGGCTCGCGCCCGAACGACTGCTCGAGCTGCATCGCAGGAGCGACGCGCTGGTGCTGGCTTCACGGCAGGAGGGCATGCCCATGGCCATCATCGAGGCATTGGCGGCAGGGCTGCCGGTGATCGCCACCCCTGTGGGCATCATCCCCGAGACGCTGCGCGACGGCGAGAGCGCCCTGCTGGTGCCGCCGGGAGAGCCGGTGGCGCTGGCGGATGCCATGGAGCGCCTGGCGCGCGACCCGGCGCTCGCGCTGCGGCTTGCGCGCGGCGGCCGCCAGCTCTACGAGCGGACTTACGATATCGACCGATATATGCGGCGGCTACTGGCGCTATACGGCCAGCTCGTCGCCGGCGTCGAGCGGACGGCCGAAGGCTTGCCGGCCGGCGAGGCACGAGGCGACCACCAGATTGGCGAGCAATGA
- a CDS encoding glycosyltransferase family 2 protein yields the protein MGAILETAVIVLNWNGWADTERCLHSLLRLDADDYSIIVCDNASSDGSPERLRRWIARSLPSLNAQRQGCGRQPIEVTLLETGGNLGYAGGNNVGLRHALTRGFAHFWILNNDCEPAPDALDWLRRRVAEDGRIGLCGATLVYADGNGRVQTRGGGRFSRLKGRGSAIGGMGRVDARVERAAIEREMGYVSGASVLVTRAFLQAVGPMSEDYFLYWEELDWWVRARGRFRLGYAPQAIVRHRVGASIGTSDHGEGSALSTYYLTRNRVKFCWRHSRVSLPFVYADLGRRVAANVVRGRWERATLLLRAIAGLPFVT from the coding sequence TTGGGGGCCATCTTGGAGACGGCGGTCATCGTACTGAACTGGAACGGCTGGGCCGACACCGAACGGTGCCTGCACAGCCTGCTCCGGCTTGATGCCGACGACTATTCCATCATCGTCTGCGACAACGCTTCGAGCGACGGCTCGCCGGAGAGGTTACGGCGCTGGATCGCGCGGTCGCTGCCATCGCTCAATGCGCAACGCCAGGGTTGCGGCCGGCAGCCGATCGAGGTGACGCTGCTCGAGACCGGTGGAAACCTCGGCTATGCCGGAGGCAACAATGTGGGACTGCGCCACGCGCTGACGCGCGGCTTCGCGCATTTCTGGATCCTCAACAACGATTGCGAGCCGGCGCCGGACGCGCTCGACTGGTTGCGTCGGAGGGTGGCCGAAGACGGCCGGATCGGCCTTTGCGGGGCAACGCTCGTCTACGCGGATGGCAATGGACGGGTGCAGACGCGGGGCGGAGGCAGGTTCAGCCGGCTCAAGGGTCGCGGCAGCGCCATCGGGGGCATGGGCCGGGTCGACGCGCGCGTCGAACGCGCGGCCATCGAACGCGAAATGGGCTATGTCAGCGGCGCCTCGGTGCTGGTGACCCGGGCGTTCCTCCAAGCCGTCGGGCCGATGAGCGAGGACTATTTCCTCTATTGGGAAGAACTGGACTGGTGGGTTCGCGCCCGCGGGCGGTTCCGGCTCGGCTACGCGCCGCAGGCGATCGTGCGCCATCGGGTCGGCGCGTCGATCGGGACCAGCGACCACGGCGAGGGGTCGGCGCTCTCGACCTACTACCTGACGCGCAACCGGGTGAAGTTCTGCTGGCGACATTCGCGGGTGTCGCTGCCCTTCGTCTATGCCGATCTGGGCCGCAGGGTCGCCGCGAATGTCGTGCGCGGGCGGTGGGAGCGGGCGACGCTTCTGCTTCGCGCAATCGCGGGGTTGCCGTTCGTGACGTGA
- a CDS encoding WecB/TagA/CpsF family glycosyltransferase — translation MACDLEELRRLLDRVTIVASATEETALIEALLSRDRPTVVSFVNQNALNLARDDLGFRSDLCGADLLLRDGVGIEVALRLIGTDPGRNANGTDFIPRLLAGAAGRRAALFGTCEPWLDLATKRASALGCAVAASADGFEDEAVYEEIFQRVRPGIVVLGMGMPRQERVAAQLSRLADWPCLIINGGAVLDFWAGRFRRAPRWLQSARLEWMFRLAQEPRRLAPRYVGGGGHFALTVARLRWEARP, via the coding sequence ATGGCATGCGACCTTGAGGAACTGCGCAGGCTGCTCGATCGGGTGACGATCGTTGCATCGGCAACCGAGGAAACGGCGCTGATCGAAGCGCTGCTGTCGAGGGATCGGCCCACGGTCGTATCGTTCGTCAACCAGAACGCGCTCAACCTGGCGCGGGACGATCTTGGGTTCCGCAGCGACCTGTGTGGCGCCGACCTGCTGCTGCGCGACGGCGTGGGTATCGAGGTGGCGTTGCGGCTCATCGGGACCGATCCAGGCCGAAACGCCAATGGCACCGATTTCATTCCGCGACTTCTGGCCGGCGCCGCCGGTCGACGGGCCGCGCTTTTCGGAACGTGCGAGCCCTGGCTCGATCTCGCCACCAAGCGGGCTTCGGCATTGGGCTGCGCGGTCGCGGCAAGCGCCGACGGGTTTGAGGACGAGGCAGTCTACGAGGAAATCTTCCAGCGGGTGCGGCCCGGGATCGTGGTGCTGGGCATGGGCATGCCGCGCCAGGAGCGCGTGGCTGCGCAGCTCTCGCGGCTGGCCGACTGGCCGTGCCTCATCATCAATGGCGGCGCGGTGCTCGACTTCTGGGCCGGGCGGTTCCGGCGGGCACCGCGCTGGCTGCAATCGGCGCGGCTCGAGTGGATGTTTCGACTGGCGCAGGAGCCCCGACGGTTGGCGCCGCGCTACGTCGGGGGCGGCGGGCATTTCGCGCTCACGGTCGCACGGCTGCGCTGGGAGGCACGACCATGA
- a CDS encoding GNAT family N-acetyltransferase, with protein MADLDQLDNPVWSSLHAGHRSMALLNGNAARYPRDISPLAALAEPNAQAFADLRELVEAGETVGLVSPVVAEPPAGWEVKRARFIDQMVCTRVLVEADLPLIDLGEEDVPEMVALAAATEPGPFVAGTHRMGRFRGIKSPEGSLMAMAGERMHLRGLTEISAVCTWPQYRGQGLAKALVVAGANRIIAEGDIPFLHVKGENAARQLYEKIGFRTRRQVYFTVMTALPA; from the coding sequence ATGGCTGACCTCGATCAACTCGACAATCCCGTCTGGAGTTCGCTCCACGCCGGCCACCGCTCCATGGCGCTGCTCAACGGCAATGCCGCGCGCTATCCGCGCGACATCTCCCCGCTCGCCGCCCTCGCCGAACCCAATGCCCAGGCTTTTGCCGATCTGCGCGAACTGGTCGAAGCCGGCGAGACCGTCGGGCTCGTCTCCCCCGTAGTCGCCGAGCCACCGGCCGGCTGGGAGGTCAAGCGCGCCCGCTTCATCGACCAGATGGTCTGCACCCGTGTCCTCGTCGAGGCCGACCTGCCGCTCATCGATCTGGGTGAAGAGGACGTCCCCGAAATGGTCGCGCTCGCCGCAGCCACCGAGCCCGGCCCCTTCGTCGCCGGCACGCATCGCATGGGCCGTTTTCGTGGCATCAAGTCTCCGGAAGGCAGCCTGATGGCCATGGCCGGCGAGCGCATGCACCTGCGCGGCCTTACCGAGATCAGCGCCGTGTGCACCTGGCCGCAATATCGCGGGCAGGGGCTGGCCAAGGCCCTGGTCGTCGCCGGTGCCAACCGCATCATCGCCGAAGGCGATATTCCCTTCCTTCACGTCAAGGGCGAGAACGCCGCCCGCCAGCTCTACGAGAAGATCGGCTTCCGCACCCGCCGCCAGGTGTACTTTACCGTCATGACTGCGCTTCCCGCCTGA
- a CDS encoding glycosyltransferase family 4 protein, whose amino-acid sequence MPEICLSTKTWRSGAAWFNQALAQAIAGAGGTIAYIAPLSLPEDREPRHPNLTRIVISRERVGEGGRMTRGLASLRRIVTGTLATLAQRRHTRTFLFSIPEPLLFSLPLFALLRLSGASVVLIVHDAEPHLWRLPAPLRALERAALAASYRLATDLVCLTATTRDALIARFAAPKAKLRVIPHGAFATRAATPIPGSGRLLAFGSIRPNKSLLEVIGAVVRCRQAGRDVTLTIAGEPLDGPYWQRCLALIAEDTSGFDLRPGFVPDDALPELIARSDALVLAYRDFASQSGVAVLAALAARPVIATAAGGIGELMAEGLACQPIPADPDARAIASAISAFYDQPPEAWRDAASSARDHFATALAWGPIGERYLSFARESSDA is encoded by the coding sequence ATGCCCGAAATCTGCCTGAGCACCAAGACGTGGCGGTCCGGCGCGGCCTGGTTCAACCAGGCGCTGGCGCAGGCCATCGCCGGGGCAGGTGGCACCATCGCCTACATCGCGCCCCTGTCGCTTCCCGAGGATCGCGAGCCGCGTCACCCCAACCTCACCCGCATCGTCATTTCGCGCGAACGCGTGGGGGAGGGCGGCCGGATGACCCGCGGCCTCGCCTCGCTGCGCCGGATCGTGACGGGAACCCTCGCGACGCTGGCCCAGCGCCGGCACACCCGCACATTCCTCTTCTCCATCCCCGAGCCGCTGCTGTTCTCGCTGCCGCTCTTCGCGCTCCTCCGCCTGTCAGGGGCGAGTGTCGTCCTCATCGTCCACGATGCCGAGCCGCACCTCTGGCGACTCCCCGCGCCTCTGCGCGCGCTCGAACGCGCCGCCCTCGCCGCAAGCTACCGCCTGGCCACCGATCTCGTCTGTCTCACCGCCACCACCCGCGACGCGCTGATTGCCCGCTTCGCGGCTCCAAAGGCCAAGCTCCGCGTCATCCCGCACGGCGCCTTTGCCACGCGCGCTGCCACCCCCATCCCCGGGTCCGGCCGCCTCCTCGCCTTCGGCTCCATCCGTCCGAACAAGTCGCTGCTCGAAGTGATCGGCGCCGTTGTCCGCTGTCGGCAGGCAGGTCGCGACGTCACCCTCACCATCGCCGGGGAGCCGCTCGACGGCCCCTATTGGCAGCGCTGCCTGGCACTCATCGCCGAGGACACGAGCGGGTTCGACCTTCGTCCCGGCTTCGTGCCGGACGATGCCCTTCCCGAACTCATCGCGCGCAGCGATGCCCTGGTGCTCGCTTATCGCGACTTCGCCTCCCAGAGCGGGGTCGCAGTCCTCGCCGCCCTTGCGGCCCGCCCAGTCATCGCAACCGCCGCTGGCGGCATTGGCGAGCTCATGGCCGAAGGCCTTGCCTGCCAGCCCATCCCCGCCGATCCGGACGCCCGGGCCATAGCGAGCGCCATCTCGGCCTTCTACGACCAGCCGCCCGAGGCCTGGCGCGATGCCGCGAGCTCGGCCCGCGATCATTTCGCGACTGCCCTCGCCTGGGGACCCATCGGCGAGCGTTACCTGTCCTTTGCCCGGGAGTCCTCCGATGCGTGA